In Novipirellula caenicola, a single genomic region encodes these proteins:
- a CDS encoding organic solvent tolerance protein OstA yields the protein MIALFLMAAWLPSIGKAFEPGIGVANTGVPNVGVVTTSTDQVSAEPVRVSGNVIYRWAIGTSQASLLEGDCVLQHGDKRITAESILVIVSGDVGRVRSEVVLDGIPLPNGTRSGPRIMEFVTLMDPEVQAPLYRGAPDQTPRLLQYRKPSKPPRLGFGSGEVAFASGRTSGLGESGLSGATHANHHESNHHEPVGSVQQIQYQSIPLEQPNFANPVFADPGIDSGAFQPAQQPQQQVLSGPSNWSVTPTETPPQVSFDLAPGSLLPSDGLANSPPPITMSDGATSGGFQFFVGGGTRSVEVLARGSTMPPQLETINRPESGETVIIARGGVTVLVRDVTAQLPSGELMQLGTISLSADRIVAWLPLVTNLFNGSANLSQAQGELYLEGDIVVRQGERIIYAESMYYNIATEQGIVLDAEAITTIPSYQGIVRLKADVMQQVSRGNFVAFDAAVTSSRMGVPRYWLQSEQLQLTDRNTTVADPITGLPTVRRDPFVSSRDNFTYFGGVPILYWPRFATSLREPTFYLSGASARNDSIFGTQLLLDFNLLQILGIDNPPEGLKWELSTDYLSDRGPALGTTLNYQLPGMFGVPGPTQGYFDAWGIDDDGTDTLGGDRKNLPPEETYRGRVFWQHRQIMPNDYELIAELGFLSDRNFLEQYYEQDWDQRKNQDTSLRLRKYWGSNLLELSAQAQVNDFFQETEQLPALDHYLIGGSLFADLLTWSAHNQISYSRLNAADTATNPAEAATMSTLPGEQDRSGIVARTRQELSLPVQTGPIKVVPYISGEAAHYGEASDGDSLTRLLGQGGVRASLPMSRVDPTIQSSLLNIRGLAHKLEWKIDYFYADSDTSLDELPLYDPLDDHSQQQFRRRFITSDYAGMLPATFDPRTYALRHGTQKYVVSGSDVIADDLQQVRLGLDQRFQTKRGLPGLERIVDVFHFNTDVLLFPEADRDNFGETIGPATFDTAYHIGDRVSLLSDGYFDFFDSGLRSVSAGVRTSRPGVGDIYLGLLSLEGPISSTVFRSTMDYRLNEKWLASSGMTYDFGETGNIGQSFGITRIGESFLVRMGINVDSGRDNVGFGFTIEPRFWPSSRLGNVGGQLIPPPGVEGLE from the coding sequence ATGATCGCATTGTTCTTGATGGCAGCATGGTTGCCATCGATAGGCAAGGCGTTCGAACCCGGCATCGGTGTCGCCAATACCGGCGTCCCCAATGTCGGCGTGGTAACGACTAGCACGGATCAGGTTAGTGCCGAACCGGTCCGCGTCAGCGGAAACGTGATCTATCGCTGGGCCATCGGCACGTCGCAAGCCTCGTTGTTAGAGGGCGATTGTGTCTTGCAACATGGCGACAAACGGATCACAGCGGAATCGATCTTGGTGATCGTCAGCGGTGATGTCGGCCGAGTTCGCAGCGAAGTCGTTCTCGATGGCATTCCTTTGCCCAATGGAACCCGTTCGGGTCCTCGCATCATGGAATTTGTGACGCTGATGGATCCCGAAGTCCAGGCGCCGCTGTACCGCGGTGCTCCGGATCAAACGCCTCGCTTGCTGCAGTACCGAAAACCATCCAAGCCACCGCGACTTGGGTTTGGATCCGGCGAGGTCGCGTTTGCCTCGGGTAGGACATCGGGTTTGGGTGAATCCGGCTTGAGCGGTGCCACGCATGCCAATCATCATGAATCGAATCATCACGAACCGGTGGGTTCGGTCCAGCAAATTCAGTATCAATCCATCCCGCTAGAACAACCCAATTTTGCCAATCCGGTCTTTGCCGACCCGGGTATCGATAGTGGTGCGTTTCAACCGGCCCAGCAGCCGCAACAACAAGTGTTGTCGGGACCGAGCAATTGGTCCGTCACGCCCACCGAGACTCCGCCGCAAGTCAGTTTCGACCTAGCCCCAGGCAGTTTGTTGCCGTCGGATGGCTTGGCCAATTCGCCGCCTCCGATCACGATGTCCGATGGAGCGACCAGCGGCGGGTTCCAATTTTTTGTCGGCGGCGGAACCCGCAGCGTCGAAGTGTTGGCGCGCGGATCGACGATGCCGCCGCAACTCGAAACGATCAACCGTCCCGAATCAGGGGAAACCGTTATCATCGCACGTGGCGGGGTGACCGTGCTGGTTCGCGACGTCACCGCTCAATTGCCAAGCGGAGAACTGATGCAATTGGGCACGATTTCGCTTTCGGCTGATCGCATCGTCGCTTGGCTTCCGCTGGTTACAAACCTGTTCAACGGATCGGCGAATCTATCGCAAGCGCAAGGCGAGCTCTATCTCGAAGGCGACATTGTCGTTCGCCAGGGCGAGCGGATCATTTATGCCGAATCGATGTACTACAACATCGCCACCGAACAAGGAATTGTGCTCGATGCCGAAGCGATCACGACCATCCCTAGCTACCAAGGGATCGTTCGCTTGAAAGCGGATGTGATGCAACAGGTTTCGCGAGGCAATTTTGTCGCGTTTGACGCAGCGGTTACCAGCAGCCGGATGGGCGTGCCACGCTATTGGTTGCAGAGCGAACAGCTGCAGCTGACCGACCGCAACACCACCGTTGCTGATCCGATCACGGGACTGCCGACGGTACGTCGTGACCCGTTTGTCAGTAGCCGTGACAATTTTACGTACTTTGGCGGCGTCCCGATTTTATATTGGCCACGGTTTGCCACCTCACTGCGTGAACCCACGTTTTATCTCAGTGGCGCCAGTGCGCGCAACGACAGCATCTTCGGCACCCAACTGCTGCTGGATTTCAACCTGCTGCAAATCCTCGGCATTGATAATCCGCCGGAAGGTTTGAAATGGGAGCTTTCGACGGACTACTTGAGCGATCGCGGTCCCGCATTGGGAACGACGCTGAATTATCAATTGCCAGGCATGTTTGGAGTCCCCGGCCCGACCCAAGGCTATTTCGATGCCTGGGGAATCGACGACGATGGAACCGACACGCTCGGAGGCGACCGTAAAAACCTGCCACCCGAAGAAACGTATCGTGGCCGCGTGTTTTGGCAGCATCGACAAATCATGCCAAACGACTACGAGCTGATCGCCGAACTAGGCTTCCTCAGCGATCGCAACTTCCTTGAACAGTATTACGAACAGGATTGGGATCAACGAAAGAACCAAGATACGTCGTTGCGACTGCGTAAGTACTGGGGCAGCAACCTTTTGGAATTGTCTGCTCAAGCTCAAGTCAACGATTTCTTTCAAGAAACCGAACAGTTACCGGCACTGGATCACTACTTGATTGGGGGCTCGTTGTTTGCTGATCTGTTGACGTGGTCCGCCCACAACCAGATCAGCTATTCACGGCTAAATGCTGCGGATACCGCCACCAATCCAGCCGAGGCGGCGACGATGTCGACGCTGCCTGGCGAACAAGATCGTTCTGGGATCGTGGCACGTACACGGCAAGAATTGTCGTTGCCGGTTCAAACCGGGCCGATCAAAGTGGTGCCTTACATTTCCGGCGAAGCGGCTCATTATGGCGAAGCAAGCGATGGAGACTCATTGACGCGTTTGCTGGGTCAAGGCGGGGTGCGAGCAAGTTTGCCCATGTCGCGGGTCGATCCCACCATCCAAAGCAGTTTGCTGAACATCCGCGGCTTGGCACATAAATTGGAATGGAAAATTGACTACTTCTATGCCGACAGCGATACATCGCTCGACGAATTGCCGCTGTATGATCCGCTAGACGACCATTCACAACAACAATTTCGCCGCCGTTTCATTACCAGCGATTATGCAGGCATGTTGCCGGCGACCTTTGACCCACGCACCTACGCGCTGCGTCACGGTACGCAAAAGTATGTCGTCAGCGGCAGTGATGTGATCGCCGACGATCTGCAACAAGTCCGACTCGGGCTCGATCAACGCTTCCAAACCAAACGTGGTCTGCCTGGGTTGGAACGGATCGTCGACGTGTTCCATTTCAACACCGATGTATTGTTGTTCCCAGAAGCAGATCGCGACAATTTTGGCGAGACCATTGGTCCTGCGACCTTTGACACGGCCTATCACATTGGAGATCGCGTCAGCTTGCTGAGCGATGGCTACTTCGACTTTTTCGATTCGGGACTTCGTTCGGTCAGTGCGGGGGTGCGAACCAGTCGACCGGGCGTGGGCGACATCTACCTTGGCTTGTTGTCGCTCGAAGGGCCGATCAGCAGCACGGTGTTCCGCAGCACGATGGATTATCGTCTAAACGAAAAATGGCTGGCGTCGTCTGGAATGACCTACGACTTTGGCGAGACCGGGAATATCGGCCAGTCCTTTGGGATCACTCGGATTGGCGAATCCTTTTTGGTTCGCATGGGGATCAACGTCGACAGCGGACGTGACAACGTTGGCTTCGGCTTTACGATCGAGCCGCGTTTCTGGCCATCCTCGCGATTGGGCAACGTGGGTGGACAATTGATTCCACCGCCTGGTGTCGAGGGACTCGAGTAA
- a CDS encoding diacylglycerol kinase, with the protein MRFVRTWITKFAVAFRGLGISLRDQSSLQVHVLAAVVVLSLATYLDFDLWRWAVLVLAITIVIAAELMNTAIERLVRVLHAQRHPEIGDALDTAASAVLVAAIGAAVTGVIVLL; encoded by the coding sequence ATGCGATTCGTCCGAACTTGGATTACAAAGTTTGCGGTCGCATTTCGCGGGCTCGGAATCTCGCTTCGTGATCAATCCAGTCTGCAGGTGCATGTACTTGCCGCCGTCGTGGTGCTCTCGCTTGCGACCTATTTGGATTTTGATTTGTGGCGATGGGCCGTTTTGGTTCTGGCCATCACGATTGTCATCGCTGCAGAGCTAATGAATACAGCCATCGAGCGGCTAGTTCGCGTGCTTCACGCACAGCGTCATCCCGAAATCGGCGACGCGCTGGACACCGCCGCCTCGGCCGTGCTAGTGGCGGCCATCGGTGCAGCGGTCACCGGCGTGATTGTGCTGCTGTAG
- the cutA gene encoding divalent-cation tolerance protein CutA, with amino-acid sequence MDDTSTLALVISTVESEADAKRLANELVTQSLAACVQIDGPIQSVYRWNGQIEQASEYRLMIKTTLAVWPKLKERLAKMHPYDEPEIIMLPIGGSSDGYQTWVVDQTT; translated from the coding sequence ATGGACGATACCTCCACTCTCGCTCTAGTCATCTCGACCGTCGAATCGGAAGCCGACGCAAAGCGATTGGCAAACGAATTGGTCACCCAGTCGCTTGCCGCTTGTGTGCAGATTGATGGCCCGATTCAGAGTGTTTATCGCTGGAACGGACAAATCGAACAGGCCAGCGAGTATCGTTTGATGATCAAAACCACACTAGCGGTGTGGCCCAAACTAAAAGAACGTCTAGCGAAAATGCACCCGTACGATGAACCCGAAATCATCATGCTGCCGATCGGCGGATCGAGCGACGGCTATCAAACCTGGGTCGTCGACCAAACCACTTGA
- a CDS encoding efflux RND transporter periplasmic adaptor subunit, with amino-acid sequence MIIRFIPAASLFGGMAIALISTTQSFAQKPAKPPQLDVSEAQVSLIHNTFIASPISGVVEKVLVKEGDKVQPDALLIQLDDQRFRTELEAAVAAHRAAKLESDSDVDARYARRAKEFHVRQLEQSQQANEKFPGAISDSEVEKLRLVLDQAILAIEQAEHKQQVAIAHTSEKLAAVKIAEQRVRDHAIRASVGGQVAEITVQPGESVESGKPLIRVISLDPIRVECFIDGRKYGSELVGRQVQFVCDELPRADPESDRAAEFSGNVTFVSPEVHPVTGQVRLWATVSNPQTRLRSGMRGRLVIAAESE; translated from the coding sequence ATGATCATCCGTTTCATCCCCGCCGCCTCCCTGTTTGGCGGCATGGCAATCGCGCTGATCAGCACAACGCAAAGCTTCGCCCAGAAACCGGCCAAGCCACCGCAACTCGATGTCTCGGAAGCCCAAGTCTCGCTGATCCACAACACCTTTATCGCTTCGCCAATTTCTGGAGTGGTCGAGAAGGTGTTGGTCAAAGAAGGCGACAAGGTTCAACCGGATGCGTTGTTGATCCAGTTGGACGACCAGCGTTTCCGCACTGAACTGGAAGCCGCCGTGGCGGCTCACCGGGCGGCGAAGCTAGAGAGCGACAGCGATGTCGACGCTCGTTACGCCCGTCGAGCCAAGGAATTTCATGTCCGTCAATTGGAGCAGTCGCAACAAGCCAATGAGAAATTCCCAGGGGCAATCAGCGACTCGGAAGTCGAGAAACTGCGACTGGTTCTCGATCAAGCGATCCTCGCGATCGAGCAAGCCGAACACAAACAACAAGTTGCGATTGCTCACACCAGCGAGAAGTTGGCTGCGGTAAAGATTGCCGAACAACGCGTTCGCGATCATGCGATTCGCGCCAGCGTCGGAGGTCAAGTCGCCGAGATCACGGTTCAACCCGGTGAATCGGTCGAATCCGGCAAGCCGCTGATTCGAGTCATTTCCCTCGATCCCATTCGCGTGGAATGCTTTATCGATGGCCGCAAATATGGATCGGAATTGGTCGGTCGGCAGGTGCAATTTGTTTGCGACGAACTTCCTCGAGCCGATCCAGAATCGGATCGCGCTGCTGAGTTCAGCGGCAACGTGACCTTCGTTTCCCCCGAAGTCCATCCGGTCACGGGGCAAGTGCGATTGTGGGCGACCGTCAGTAACCCTCAAACACGACTAAGAAGTGGAATGCGAGGCCGATTGGTCATCGCCGCCGAATCGGAATAA